The stretch of DNA ACCTCGAGGTGCCGGCCGGCCTCCTCGACGAGGGCTTGCCGGAGGACGAGGCCCGGCGCGAGGCCATGGAAGAGACGGGCTTACGCCTCGGCGAGCTCGAGTTCGTCTCCAGCGCCTGGTCGATGCCGGGCATCTCCACCGAACGGATGGACCTGTTCCTGGCGGCTTATCGCGAGGCCGACCGGACCGGCGCAGGCGGCGGATTGGCTTCGGAGAGCGAGGCCGTGGCCGTGCACGAGATCCCACTCCCGGAACTGGCGGCTATGGGTCGGCGCGGAGCCCTCACCGACATGAAATCGCTGGTGCTGCTCTTCGCGCTGCAATTGCGCCGACCGGACCTGTTCACCGAAGCGGGCTGAGATCAGCCGAT from Methylobacterium sp. PvR107 encodes:
- a CDS encoding NUDIX domain-containing protein, producing MAPRIGGVRLVHEGWARYLVAEVLQEDGTRITREIEDHGRAVAVLPYDPDRRVATLVSQFRAPVLYANGPSSHLEVPAGLLDEGLPEDEARREAMEETGLRLGELEFVSSAWSMPGISTERMDLFLAAYREADRTGAGGGLASESEAVAVHEIPLPELAAMGRRGALTDMKSLVLLFALQLRRPDLFTEAG